One Pseudochaenichthys georgianus chromosome 7, fPseGeo1.2, whole genome shotgun sequence DNA segment encodes these proteins:
- the vgll4a gene encoding transcription cofactor vestigial-like protein 4 yields the protein MLFTRMDLLNSQFLDKMNNNIGRLHYEDESRTPSLPTAMSNITGPPPHCPSKRKYGEEQMDDQINCDDDPMTKMSRLFATQLARPSAGDNRNEHWSLAHTPMEHVTSSSNGLHGNHLYASYSSYAVDQPLALTKSIHDVGVRTKERSVISGTVERQQNRPSVITCAPASNRNCNLSHCHMNGCSPSPPADEMKTNANTECDPVIEEHFRRSLGKNYKEAEPLSNSVSITGSVDDHFAKALGDAWLQIKAKDGGRQTPEADQ from the exons ATGCTATTCACTAGAATGGACCTGTTGAACTCTCAGTTCCTGGACAAGATGAACAATAACATCGGGAGACTGCACTATGAAG ATGAGTCCAGGACACCCTCCCTGCCGACTGCCATGTCCAACATCACTGGCCCTCCTCCTCACTGCCCAAGCAAACGGAAGTATGGCGAAGAACAAATGGACGACCAAATCAACTGTGATGATGACCCCATGACCAAAATGAGCAGATTGTTTGCCACTCAACT GGCCCGTCCCTCTGCTGGAGACAATCGTAATGAACACTGGAGCCTTGCTCACACTCCGATGGAGCATGTTACTTCCTCCTCCAACGGTCTCCATGGGAACCACCTGTATGCTTCTTATTCTAGCTATGCTGTAGACCAGCCTCTGGCTCTGACCAAAAGCATCCACGACGTTGGAGTCAGGACCAAAGAGAGGTCTGTCATTAGCGGGACTGTGGAGCGACAGCAG AATCGTCCCTCTGTTATTACCTGTGCCCCTGCGAGCAACCGTAATTGTAACCTCTCGCACTGCCACATGAACGGCTGTTCACCCAGCCCACCTGCTGATGAGATGAAGACCAACG CCAACACAGAATGCGATCCTGTGATTGAGGAGCACTTTCGTCGCAGCCTTGGAAAGAACTACAAAGAAGCAGAGCCTTTGTCCAACTCCGTGTCCATCACCGGTTCAGTGGACGACCACTTTGCCAAGGCGCTGGGAGATGCCTGGCTTCAAATCAAGGCTAAGGATGGGGGTCGTCAAACCCCAGAGGCAGATcaatga